From the Actinopolymorpha singaporensis genome, the window CCACGGGTCGCACAGAACAGTGCCTGCCGCGGTCTCGAAGTAGAAACCGGCGTGCCCGATCGAGGTGACCTTCATGAGAACTCCCCCGCTGGTCTCCCATGGATGAGGTGCTTCTCAGAAAGTACCGGTGCCACCGATCGACTACCGGCCATTAGTGGCGATCACAACTCGGCCGCGGCCGGCCGGGCGGCATTGATGAGAACTCCCTCATCAATGCTGGTCGGGAGGGTGTTTTGGTCGGACGTTAACCCTGCGGCGTTGTTCTGGTCTGGCCTCGACCCCCGCGGCGTCGACCCCCGGCGTCGTACTCAGGCCAGCGGCGTCCTACTCAGGCCAGCGGGTCGCCGGTGCCGTAGGGCCGCAGCCGCAGCGTACGAGCGTCGGCTCGCGCGAGATCGCCGGCCGCCGCGAGCAGGTCGTCGACGTTGTCGGTGCCCGCGCGCAGGTAACGACCGGACAGTGGGTCCAGCCGGCCCCTGGCCACCGCGACCACCAGGTCGGTGAACTCCTCCACGGGCGTCCACGAGGTCCGGTCGTCGTGCATCGCCATGGAGCGGGTCATGTCGGTCACCACGACGCCGGGTGCGAGGTCGAAGGCGGTGATGCCGGCGTCGGCTCCGGCGGCCACGATCGAACCGGTGAGCCGCAGCAGGCCGGTCTTGGCGACGCCGTACGCGGAGTAGATCGCGCTGTCGCGGACCGCGGCACCGGTGGTGACGTTGACGACCCGGCCGTGCCCGGCCTCGACCATGGCGGGGAGTACGGCACGACAGAAGAGGTACGGCCCGTGCAGGTCGGTCTCCACGACCGACCACCACTCGTCGGGGTCGGACTCCCACACCGGCACCTCGTCGGACTCGATCCGGCCGGCGTTGTTGACCAGCAGGTCGACCGGCCCGAGCTCGGAGGTGATCCGCTCGACGGCGTTGGTGACGTGGGCGGGCCGGGTGACGTCCGCGGCGGCCACCGCGGACGCCGGAGCGCCGGCCTCGAGGCAATCCTCGCGCACCTTCTCCAGCGGCTTCGCAGACCGCGCGGTCAGCCCCACCGCGAGCCCGGACCGGGCCAGCGCCAGCGCGACCTCCCGCCCGATCCCCCGGCTGGCTCCGGTGACCAGGGCGACGCGGCTCTCGGGTCGAGCGTTCTCGGGCATCGGGGTCCCTTCCGTCGTACGTGGTCAGGGTCTGCCGGTCGGCCCGTGCCAGGCCGGCCCTGCTCCGCTCAGGCCGCCAGGTCAGGCCGCCAGGCCGGACCTGCTCCGCTCAGGCCGCCAGGTCAGGCCGCCAGGCCGGCCCTGCTCCGCTCAGGCCGCCAGGTCAGGCGCCGCGCTGCACCGCTCCGGTACGCCGGGCGGCCTCGTCGACGGCGCCCTGCTTGGCAGCGCCCACCTCCGCCTCGGTGAGCGTGCGGTCGGGCGCCCGGAACCGCAGCGCGAACGCCAGCGACTTCGTACCCGCCGCGATCTGCTCACCGGTGTAGACGTCGAACAGCCGGACGGACTCGAGCAGCGGGCCCGCGCCCTCGCGCAGCGCGGCGGCGACCTCGGCGACCGGCACGGCGGCGTCCACCACCAGGGCGACGTCCTCCTTGGCCGGCGGGTAGGCGGAGATCGTCGGCGCGGTGACCGCGACCCGCTCTCCCGGCAGCCGGTCGATCTCCAGCTCCATCGCGGCTGCCCGGGCCGGCAGGCCGTAGGCCTCGGTGACCTTCGGGTGCAGCTCGCCCGCGTGGCCGACCAGCGTGTCATCGACGTACAGCGCGGCGCAGCGGCCGGGGTGCCAGGGTGCGTGGTCGTCCGCACGTACGGTCAGCTCGACCCCGGCGGCGAGGGCGACGGTGCGGGCGGCCTCGATCGCGTCGGCCCACCCGGCGGGGCGGGCAGGACCCCACCAGCCGGCCGGCGCGCGGTCGCCGGTGAGCACCACCGCTACCCTCCGGGGCTGGTCGGGCAGCGCGGCGTTCAGCGCGGCGAGCTGTTCGTCGGCCGGGCGGCGGTCGACCGGCAGCCGGGGAGCCGGGGGCGCGTCCGGACGCGGGCGGAACACCGCACCGAGTTCGAACAGAGCCAGGTCGGTCGTACCCCGGCCGACATTGCGCCGGGCGATCGCCAGCAGGCCGGGGAGCAGCGTGGTGCGCAGCAGCGGCTCCTCCTCCGACAGCGGGTTGGCCAGCGCCAGCGCCCGGCGGCGCGGGTCGTCGGCAGGCAGCCGCAGCCGGTCGAGGTCGGCCTCGCCCACGAACGGGTAGGCGAGCACCTCGACGTACCCCGCTCCGGCCAGCAGCCGGCCGATGGCGCGCCGCAGCCGCTGGTCGGCGCTCAGCCCCAGCCCGGGCGGCGCGACCGGGAGCACGCTCGGCACCGCGTCGTACCCCTCGAGGCGGATGACCTCCTCGGCGAAGTCGTTCGGGTCGGTGAGGTCCGGCCGCCACGACGGCGGCGTCACGAGCAGTTGCTCGCCCGCGACCTCGACCTCGCAGCCGACCTCGCGCAGCCGGCGCACGGTGGCCTCGGCGGGAATGGCGTAGCCGGCGACCCGCGCGGGGTGGTCGGCCGGCAGGGTGACCCGCGGAGGGGCGGGCGGTTCGCCCAGCAGGGTCGCCTCCTGCTCGACCTGCCCGCCGCCGACGGCGACCAGAAGCTCGGCCACCCGCTGCGCGGCGTACCCCTGAATCCCCGGCGCGACACCACGCTCGAAGCGCTTGGACGCCTCGCTGGACAGCCGGTGCCGCCGGGACGTGCGGGCCACCGCCACCGCGTCGAAGTGCGCGGCCTCGATCACCACGTCGCGGGTGTCCCCGGACAGTTCGGTGGTCGCGCCGCCCATCACCCCGGCCAGGCCGATCGGCCCGGAGTCGTCGGTGATCAGGAGGTCCTCGGGGTCGAGTTCGCGGGTCGCGCCGTCCAGGGTCTGCAGCTTCTCCCCCGGCTCGGCCCGGCGGACCACGATCGGCCCGGCCAGCCGGGACCGGTCGTAGCCGTGGATGGGCTGGCCGAGTTCGAGCATGACGTAGTTGGTGACGTCGACGGCCGCCGAGATCGGGCGCATTCCGGCGAGCTGCACCCGCCGGGCCAGCCAGCGCGGGCTGGGTGCCGCGGGGTCGAAGCCGCGTACGGTCACCGCCGCGAACACCGAACAGCCGGCGGGATCCTCGACCCGCACCGGGTAGCCGGCCTCGGAGGCACGTACCGACAGGTCGGTGCTCACCGGGTCGGAGAAGGCCACCCCGAACGCGGTCGCCGCCTCGCGGGCCACACCGCGGATCGACATGGTGTAGCCGCGGTCGGGGGTGACGGCGATGTCGAGCACGTCGTCGCGCAGGTGCAGGATCGGCGCGGCGTCGTCACCGGGTGCGCCCTCGGCCGGGTCGAGCACCATGATGCCGGCGTGGTCGTCGCCGACCCCGAGTTCGCTCGCCGAGCAGATCATTCCGTCGGAAACGTGGCCGTACGTCCTTCGCGCGGTGATGGTGAAGTCGCCCGGCAGCGTGGTGCCCGGAAGGGCCACCACCACCAGGTCGCCGGCCGCGAAGTTGCGCGCGCCGCAGACGATGCCGCGAGGTTCGCCCTCGCCGACGTCGACCTGGCACCAGCGGATCGTCTTGCCGTTCTTCTGCGGCTCCTCGGCGAACTCCAGGACCCGGCCCACCGTCAGCGGGCCCTGCACGTCGCCGCCGACCGGCTCGACGGACTCGACCTCCAGGCCGGCCCGGATCAGCGCGTCGGCGACCTCGCGGGCGCTCACCCCGGCGGGCAGGTCGACGTGCTCGCGCAGCCACGACATCGGGACCCGCATCAGATCTCCCCTCCGAACGGACGGGTGAACCGGACGTCACCCTCCACCATGTCGCGCATGTCCTCGATGCCGTTGCGGAACATCATCGTCCGCTCGATGCCCATGCCGAACGCGAAACCGGAGTAGCGCTCGGCGTCCACGCCGCAGGCGGTGAGCACCCGCGGGTTGACGACTCCGCAGCCGCCCCACTCGATCCAGCCCTCGCTGGAGCAGGTACGGCAGGGGCGGTCGGGGTTGCCGACCGACTCGCCCCGGCACACGAAGCACTGCAGGTCGAGCTCGGCACTCGGCTCGGTGAACGGGAAGTAGTACGGGCGCAGCCGGGTGGAAAGGCCCGGCCCGAACATCGCCTCGGCGAAGTGGTCGAGCGTGCCCTTCAGGTGCGCCATCGTGATGCCCTCGTCGACGACCAGACCCTCGACCTGGTGGAAGACCGGCGTGTGCGTGGCGTCGAGCTCGTCGGTGCGGTAGACCCGGCCCGGTGCCACGACGTAGATGGGCGGCTTGCGGGTGAGCATCGTCCGGGCCTGCGCCGGCGAGGTGTGCGTACGCAACACCAGCCCGCTCTCGGGCGGGTCGACGAAGAACGTGTCCATCGTGGTGCGGGCCGGGTGGTCCGGCGGGATGTTCAGGGCGTCGAAGTTGAGCCACTCCGCCTCGACCTCGGGGCCCTCGACGACCTCCCAGCCCATCGCCACGAACACGTCGGCGACGAACTCCTGGGTGGTGGTCAGCGGGTGCCGGGCGCCGCGCGGCTCGATGTCCCAGGGAACGGTGACGTCGACGGCCTCCTCGACCAGGATCCGCGCCTCGCGCTCCTCCTCGAGCTCGGCCTGGCGGGCCGACAGCGCCTCGTTGACCGCGCGCCGGGCAGCGCCGACCCGCATGCCGGCATCCTTGCGGGCCTGCGGGGGCAGGGCACCGATCTCCCGGTTGGCCAGGGCGAGCGGGCTGCGGTCGCCGGCGTGTGCGAGGCGGGCGGCGCGCAGCGCGTCCAGGTCGGTGGCAGCGGCGATCGCGGCGACCGCCTCGGCCCGCATCCGCTCCACCTCGTCGGCGTGCAGCGGCGTGACCTCGACCGGGTCGTAGTTGGTGTTCGGGCCCGACATCTTCCGCGGAGTTCCCCTCATCCAGTCGTACGCCGAGGTGGGTGTACGACCGGCAACCAGGCCGTACGCCCAGGAAAGTCTAGGGAGCGGCCTCGTCTCCGCCGCAACGGCAGCCGCCCGGCGCCCGCTGAGCCTGCGCGGACGCGT encodes:
- the pheS gene encoding phenylalanine--tRNA ligase subunit alpha → MSGPNTNYDPVEVTPLHADEVERMRAEAVAAIAAATDLDALRAARLAHAGDRSPLALANREIGALPPQARKDAGMRVGAARRAVNEALSARQAELEEEREARILVEEAVDVTVPWDIEPRGARHPLTTTQEFVADVFVAMGWEVVEGPEVEAEWLNFDALNIPPDHPARTTMDTFFVDPPESGLVLRTHTSPAQARTMLTRKPPIYVVAPGRVYRTDELDATHTPVFHQVEGLVVDEGITMAHLKGTLDHFAEAMFGPGLSTRLRPYYFPFTEPSAELDLQCFVCRGESVGNPDRPCRTCSSEGWIEWGGCGVVNPRVLTACGVDAERYSGFAFGMGIERTMMFRNGIEDMRDMVEGDVRFTRPFGGEI
- a CDS encoding SDR family NAD(P)-dependent oxidoreductase, with the translated sequence MPENARPESRVALVTGASRGIGREVALALARSGLAVGLTARSAKPLEKVREDCLEAGAPASAVAAADVTRPAHVTNAVERITSELGPVDLLVNNAGRIESDEVPVWESDPDEWWSVVETDLHGPYLFCRAVLPAMVEAGHGRVVNVTTGAAVRDSAIYSAYGVAKTGLLRLTGSIVAAGADAGITAFDLAPGVVVTDMTRSMAMHDDRTSWTPVEEFTDLVVAVARGRLDPLSGRYLRAGTDNVDDLLAAAGDLARADARTLRLRPYGTGDPLA
- the pheT gene encoding phenylalanine--tRNA ligase subunit beta is translated as MRVPMSWLREHVDLPAGVSAREVADALIRAGLEVESVEPVGGDVQGPLTVGRVLEFAEEPQKNGKTIRWCQVDVGEGEPRGIVCGARNFAAGDLVVVALPGTTLPGDFTITARRTYGHVSDGMICSASELGVGDDHAGIMVLDPAEGAPGDDAAPILHLRDDVLDIAVTPDRGYTMSIRGVAREAATAFGVAFSDPVSTDLSVRASEAGYPVRVEDPAGCSVFAAVTVRGFDPAAPSPRWLARRVQLAGMRPISAAVDVTNYVMLELGQPIHGYDRSRLAGPIVVRRAEPGEKLQTLDGATRELDPEDLLITDDSGPIGLAGVMGGATTELSGDTRDVVIEAAHFDAVAVARTSRRHRLSSEASKRFERGVAPGIQGYAAQRVAELLVAVGGGQVEQEATLLGEPPAPPRVTLPADHPARVAGYAIPAEATVRRLREVGCEVEVAGEQLLVTPPSWRPDLTDPNDFAEEVIRLEGYDAVPSVLPVAPPGLGLSADQRLRRAIGRLLAGAGYVEVLAYPFVGEADLDRLRLPADDPRRRALALANPLSEEEPLLRTTLLPGLLAIARRNVGRGTTDLALFELGAVFRPRPDAPPAPRLPVDRRPADEQLAALNAALPDQPRRVAVVLTGDRAPAGWWGPARPAGWADAIEAARTVALAAGVELTVRADDHAPWHPGRCAALYVDDTLVGHAGELHPKVTEAYGLPARAAAMELEIDRLPGERVAVTAPTISAYPPAKEDVALVVDAAVPVAEVAAALREGAGPLLESVRLFDVYTGEQIAAGTKSLAFALRFRAPDRTLTEAEVGAAKQGAVDEAARRTGAVQRGA